The following DNA comes from Pongo pygmaeus isolate AG05252 chromosome 9, NHGRI_mPonPyg2-v2.0_pri, whole genome shotgun sequence.
cggccctgcccccacctcccccaaGCGAAGTCGGCAGTTTCGTTTGCTCGGTTGGTTTTGGAGTCTTGAGTCCGTGGGTGCCGCGACTCGGTCTGAGAcagggagggggcggggcgggcgCTCGGAGCCGCGGTGAGTCAGGGCTCCGCGCCCGCCGACTCATTTCTGCCGCCCCGGCCCGGGAGCGCGATTTGCAATGCAAAGTCACCCCGCCTCCAGCACCCCAATCTGCCCCAGGATCCGCCAGCACTCGAGACCTCAACGGCCCGACGGCCGCTCCCCTCCCCTCGTCCACCCCTCCCTCGTCGGCGGCTGAGCCGCGAGGGGAAGTTTTGCAATCCCGGACAAACAAACGCCGGTCTTGCACAGGCTTGAAAAAGTTTGGGGGAAATGAAGAGTGAGCGAAATCGAAGCCATCGCTCGGGCCTGGCGCTCGGCTCCGCGGGCTCCTGGGGGCGCGACCCGCCGGGCCTGCCCACCCCGTCCCTCCACCCTGGCCCCcggccctccctcctccctgcctcccggCTGTTACCTCATAGGTCGAGGGCGCTCAGTAGCCCCCTAACCAGCTGGAGAAGTCGAGTAGCTCGCGCTCCGCGGGACTCAGCGCGCCTTCGCAGCCGCTGTCGTCCGACGAGTAGGCGGAACGCGGGGAGCCGGGCTCCGAGCTGCCCCCGCGGCCCGGGGACGAAGAAGCGCGGGAGGGCGAGGCGGCGACCGGGGTGGTCCCAGGCGGTCCGCGGGGCGCAGACGGCCGCACGGCCTGCGGCCTCAGCCCTCCCGCCAGCGCGTTGCGCACGGCGTCGTGCTCGGCCAGCAGGCGCTGCAGCGCGCGGATGTACTCCACGGCCGAGCGCAGCGTCTCCACCTTGCTCAGCTTCTTGCTGGCGCCTCCGTGCGGCACGTGCTGCCGCAGCGCCTGGAAGCCCAAGTTCACCAGCTTCACGCGGTTGCGCTCGCGCTCATTGCGCCGCGCTACGGCCGCTGCGCCGCCTCCGGTCTCTGCGGTGGCCGGTCGCCGCCGCCGGCTGCAGCGCAACAGTTCCGGGGACGCGGGTCTCCGCCGGGCAGCGCAGCCGACAGGGACGCGCGGCGCAGGGGGCGCGGACCTGGGCAGTGCGCCGCCGTCCATCGCGCCTGCATCCACCCGCCTTCTTCGGGTCCCGGCGCGCCGCAGGAAGGTGCAGGCAGAGGAACCGGAGGCGATGGGGAAAAAGGTGGCGCCCCAAGGGGGCTTCTGGCACGGCGCCGCCGGGCAACTCCCCAGGGCACGCGTCCTAGGTCGTCTGGAGCCCGGGGACAGGAGGCCTGGTGGTGGCAGGCCGTACGCGCCAGGGAGCGTGGGACGCTCGTGTCCCGCGCGTGCGGCCGGACTCTCCCTGGTCTCCGCAGGCGCGGCGCAGGCGGCTCGTTTTTAAATGTATAGATAACCCTCCTCCGCGCCGCCGCCGTCGCCTTTCTCACGCCCTCCTTCCTTCGCCTCGCCCTCCTTTCTTCGCCTCGCCCTCCTGCCACGCTTCGCCCTCCCCCTCGCGCGATCACATTCTGTAAAGCCCAAAGCGTGCGCATGTCCCCCTAGCCCATCCCCAGGGCGCAGTCCACAGATCCCCGGTGCGCCCAACTGGCGAAATCTGCGGGTTCCCGGTGCGCCCTCTGCTCCCGGCAGGTGCTCAGTGCGCCCCCAAAGCAAGGTACGCAGGTCCTGGGTTGAGCCTTCCCGTACCCCCACCCTAACCCCGCGCGAAGCCCCGCAAGTCCCAAGAGCCGCCAGACCTTCGCACGCGCAGCGCGCGCTGTGGGAGGGAAGGCGTGGCCCTGGCGACAACACGGCTGTCCGGGAGGCGCGCAAGATCCCCGGGGGCAGCACGCGCCGCGCAGCCCACACCCACGCCCCGCCCTCCTGGGGCCGAGGAGGCGGGGGCCAGGGTCTCAGCCAATCGTGGGCCACCCGTTTGGCCAATCGCGCAGGGCGCGGCCCCACGCCCGGCCCCACTGAGGAAGCGCGTACGCGTGGCGCGTGGCTCACGGGGAGCATCGCTAACAAAGCTGGGTGCCTGCTGGGCCCCGCCCTGCTCCTCGCCCCCGCGACTGGGCTGGGCGCGCTGTCCCCTAGCGCAGCTATGTCCCGAGCGCGCCCCCACCTGTGCGTTAATCTACTGGGAATGGGGGTGGACTGCGCTTTacctggggcggggcggggcttaAGGAGTGTTTGAGACCGAGGCGGGGTGGGAGGTTCAGGTTCCCGGGGCGCCTTCCCCAACTCGCCCCGCTTTCCCCGTCCCTCCACGCGCACCCTGCCTGTGGTTTCCGTGCGCCCGGGGCCTGAGGGCTCTGGGCGACACCTTAACCCGGAGGGCCTGGACGTCTGCACCCGACCGCCTTGTGCCAGGACCGCGGTCAGGTCCACGCCCTCCCCCACCGTGGCTCCCTCCGTCTGCAGTATCCGCCACCTCCACCCCATCCTGCCCTCCTGCTCTCCGTCGCGCTTCCCGTCGGTGCCTCCGGGATCTCACAGCCCTCGCTCCTCtttctgtgacccaggctgtTTTTCTGCACCCACCTCTCCCCTGAGGGCACTGAGATTGGGCCATTGGCGGAAAGGTCTCTGGGATCAGCACCCTTCCAGGGGAGGTGGGACGTCGAAAGCTTCTCCCTAAGAGATGCGGGGAAATGGTGGGGTCTGAGAGTGCAAGCACTGCAGAAATGCGAAAAATGTAGTGTTAACGGAAGAGTTTAGGTCCTGCCTCACTGTCCGGGAAACGCGTGCCCTCGGGGGAGCCTTTGTCAAGCCGGTTTTTCCCGAAGATGACCAGATGCTCCCGGGCCACTGCCTCTGAGACCTCAGGGAACGGAGATTTTTGTGGACCCAGCTGCCTGGAGCTGCTTTCCTGTTCCGGCTGGAGGAGGTGAGGCCCAGGACCCCTCCTGGGAGCCTGGGGGCAGATAGCCAGTGTTTACTGCCAGCCTCGGGGTGCCCACCTGCTCCCATTACCCTGCAGGATGCTGCTGGCTGGCCCACCTGGGCCCCAACACACCTGTGTCCCGAGCACGCCTGGCCCTCCTGCCTTGGGGAGGGGCCGGAAGAGTAGCACCTACCTGGGAGCTGGTGGTCTGCAGTCTCTATTTGGCGGATGAGGAAGCCGACTTGGAGAGAACCCTGCATGTGTCCACAGTCACTCCCCCGCCCAGTGGAGCGATCCAGGCAGAAATCGGGACCCTGGGTCTGAATCCAGGTTCTCCAACCAGGGCAGATGCGGGCTTGCCTCTGCTCCCTGTCCCTGGTCTGAGAGCCCATTCTTCCCAGACGGTCACTTGGCAAATCACAGCCTGGCATGGATTGTTCTGCCCTCCTTctgctgcctccctccttccccttgtCAAGGCTGCAAGACCAGGATCTAGGAACGATCCTGGAGCCCTGCAAACTAGGCCTTGGAAATCCCTGCTggacttccacctcctgggctgggAGCCCCTCGGTCATCTGTTGCCGTGTAAGGAGCCACCAGGATTTTAGCGGTCTGAACAACGATTTATTATTTCTCAGGATTCTGTGGCTTGATGGGTGGGCCCTCTGCTGCTCTGGGTGTGGCTGCATACACCCTGGGGTCAACAGGGGCGAGGGGTACAGCGGCTGGTTTCTCTCTACCCGGTTTTCGCCCACAGCTGGTAAGATCTCCGGAGCAGGACCTGCAAGGCCTCTTCAGATCACCCCAAAACTTCCTGTCTAAAAACTGAAGCCTCTCACTGCCCAGGCATGGCTTCTTGCTACCCTGCCCTCAGGCACAGTCCTGCACCCACCTGCGTCTGCTGTGCCATGTCCAGGCCAgtcccccaccaccacccacaccTCTCTCTGTCTTCATCCTCTTCCCAATCTGGTCCTCCCACCACTGTGGAAACCCCGTCTGCCCCCAAAGCCTAGCTTAAAAATAATTCCCTAGGGACCTGTGTCTCTCCCTGCCTCGGCCCCTCCTTCATTCCTGGGTGCCACTGGCTGTGCAGCATTTGACACTGCAGCACCCCCCTTAATTGGGAAGCATGCTGTCTCCTGGACTGGTGGGTCTCCACGCTATCTGGGCCGTCTTctctggaactcttggcctctCACTCCATCCTGAGAACACAGCCTTGGTAAGCACGGTGCCCACATGAATGTTTCCATCAGCACGATTCAAAATAGccacatgtccatcaacagatgagtggataaacaaaacgtggtCTAGAATAATGGAAGATTACTCTGCCCTAAAAAGAGACGAAGCCGGTGAACCTCGAGAACATGAGGCCACGTGAACGAAACCAGACACCGAGGACCACGTAGCGTGTGACTCTCAGTCTATGAGATGTGCGGAGTGGTTAAATTCACAGAGACGGAAAGGAGATTCacggttgccaggggctggggagtgaCAACAGAGGGATGGGGGTGACAGTGAAAGGGTACATGGTTTCTTTCCCAGAGGATGAGAATGTTCTAACATGGCCTGTCCTGTTGGCTTCACAGCTCTgtacaacacacaaaaaaaccattGAAATGTACACTTTGTGGAATGTGAACTGTATCTTAATAAAGCAGTTAGAAGACCTTCGAACATAAGCCTGCGGCCTCATGAGGCCTTTGCCTGGGCACCCTGGCACCTCTCCCAGGCTCTACCTACCTCCGGCTCTTCATTCCTGAGCTCTTGAACAGGGGTaggcaaactttttctgcaacGGAACACATGGTAAATATTTTCGGCCTTGCCGGTCACATGTCTCTGCCACGAGTCCTCTGCCTTGGGGAGCAAATGCAGGCATGGGCAGGGAAGAAATAATGAAACTTGCTTCCTGGTCACTGAAACATGAAGTCCAGGTCACACTCACTGTTACAAAATACTCCGAATTTTCAGACTGTGGTTCAATACACGTGACATAAAATGGACCTTCTTAACCATTTGTAAGTGCACGGTTCCGTGGAATTAAGTATATTCATGGGGCTGTgcaatcatcatcaccatccatctccaaaaGTTTCTCATTTTCCCAAACCGAAAgtctgtccccattaaacaccaGCTTCCCATgacccttcccccagcccctggcacccaccatccactctctgtctctatagatttgactGCTCTGGagacctcatgtaagtggaatcctaCAGCATCTGTGTTTTTGTGGACTGGCTTCTTACACTGATGCTGATGCCCTTGAccttcatccatattgtagcctGCATAAGGATTTCCTccctttttatgggtgaatacTATTCCACTGTATAGGTAGACCACGGTATTGATCCGTTCCTCCGTCAGTGGATACTTGGGTGGCTTCTACCCTTGGGCTATTGTCAATGATGCTACTATGGACACGGGGGTACAAATAcctctttgagaccctgctttcaattcttttggggaTAGACCGAGAAGTGGAGTTGCCGGGTTATATGGCAAACctctgtttaaccttttgaggaaccaccatgttgttttccacagtggctgcccaCAGTACATTCCCGCTGCACACGAGGTTCTAATGTCTCCACATCCCCACCGACACTTGGTGCtttctgggtttgttttgttttgtttttgtttgtttttgagatggagtctcgctctgtctcccaggctggagtgcggtggcgcaatcttggctcactgcaacttctgcctcccgagttccagcCATTCTCtagtttcagcctcctgagtagctcagactatagatacgtgccaccatgcctggacaaatttttatcttttgtagagatggagtctgactatgttgcccaggctggcagagGTGATAATAGTTTTTTGATGATCACTAATGGGtatggattttaattttttaaccacttaagaatttaaagaaaattccTAGCTTTTGGGCAATATAAAAGCAGGCCAGGGGCTGGATCTGGCCCGTGGGCCTCAGTCTGCTGACAGCTGCTCCAGAGGACTGGTATGTCCACGTGACACCTGGGCCGACCCCCATCCTCCTGCAGCTCCTCAAACTCAACTTGTTGCAGGTTGAACTCGGCCTCCTTTCTTCTAAGGAAAGATCCCCTCCGCAGAGAACACCAGGTCAGCAGTGTGGGTGCTGTCCTTCCTCTCCCCTGTCTTCTGCTGTATGTCAGCCCAGCCACTTCTCCAGCCAGGTCCCCATCTTGCCTTACACActgcccctgcctctgccctggTCTCCTGGGTTCTCAGTTTGCTGCTTCTGTCTGTGCACCGCCTGGAAGTGGGGGGCCTTACCCAGCATCCAGCCCAGCTAGATCATGTCCGGGCCCTCGGGGTTCAGGCCCAGCACCCTCACGTGCCATCACTCACTGCCTCCTGTCCAGCTCGGACATCGTATCACCTGGAAGCCTTCATTGATCCCAGTGGCCTCCTGAAGGCTCCTCGCCCCTGTGCTCCACAGGGAGCTGTGGCTGCCCGGGTCTGCTCTGTCCAGTAGGCTAACCTGACCTGCTCCTTCGACATCTAAGGTGCTGCTTATGTGTGTTCATGACCTGGGTGAATGTTGGGGAGCCCAGGCCCAGCAAAGAGGGGAAAGAGCAGGCAGCTCCGGGGTTGGCGATGGCCCAGGGGAAGCTTTCGGCCTGGTTGGTCAGAGCTCCTGGTGACCAAGGGTGACTTCAAAGTCAACGTGAGCCTGACTCACATAAGATGAGCCTAGAGCATCCAAGAACAGCTCTGTAGCTGGCCAGCCGGGAGCTGCAGCCCACAGTCCTGCTGTCCCCCCAGGGAGTTGGCTCCTGCTCCAGGGGTGAGCAAGGCTCATATTGACTTTGAAGTCACCCACAGGCTGTTTGGAACTGGGGTGCAGGAGCTGGAAGTGTGGGGCACCTTGGGGAGTCACGAAGCCTGACTGATTGGCAGGGGGATGTTTGGCGGGAGTTGGGGAGATGTGGCAGGACACGGGGGGATCTGGGGGGCGCCAGTGTGGGCCGCGGGCTGGGAGGTATCATCAGTAACTTCAGATTGTTTCGTAGTGACACTTAAGAAATACCTGAAGAGGGACGGGTGGAATGAACTTTAACATCATACCCAAAATACTagcatttcaacatgtaatcagtatAAAAATTACTTGAGAGctgtttcacattttcttttcatacCAAGATTTTTGAAATCAGGCGTGTGTCTTTTTACATTCACAGCACATCTCAGTGTGGACCAGCCACGTCTCAATGCTGAGTGGCACCCAGGGCTGGTGGCTCCCATCTTAGACAACACAGTTCTGGACCAGGAGAGCCTCAGGTTCCCTGTGATACCGGTTTTCTAGTCTCTGTATCTGACAGTGTGACATCTTGGGGACTTGCTGACTATGAAGGGCCACCCCTCCCAGGATAAACTAATTCCTAGAGACAGTGAAGGAGACCCTTTTCATAGGCAAACCCACCACAGCAAAGCCCAACCCCGGCCACTTCCTCTATCAGGGTCTTACACTCGAGGGCAGTACACCTGCCCTTGTTATCCCAAGGGAAGGTCCCAGACAACCAGCAGCCCCTAGGCCCTAGAGCTCTGAACTTACGTCAACCTGGCCAATCCTAAACCCATATACCCTACCTTGCCCATTCCTTCTACAGAAACCACAAGAAAGGTTCTTGCCCAGGTGTCCCTGTGGCTCCTCCACCTTCTGACCGACCCTGTGCCTGTGCCCGCCCCGCTGCCTGTGGCATGCCACCCGCTTTGAGAACTGTGAGCTAACAATTATCTTTTCTATGGCAATTGACTCTTGATCTGTTGGCCTCACCATACCTGAATAATAACGGAACCTACATTTTAGAAAGCCATTAGAAAGCCATTGCCTCGCGTGACAGACCAGGAAGCTGGGGCCCAGAGAAAAGCCACGTGCTCAAGGCTGGCCAGTGAGTGAGAGGCAGAGACTCAGGAGTTCATCACAGGCTTCCCTCGTTTCAGCCTCCTTAACATCCGTCCCCGTACCCCACCGTGGAGGCTTGGGGCTGAGAGGGAGACTCTGTGGCTGCACTCCAAGGACTGGCCAATTCCAGGGAGGAGGTGGCACTCCCATCTGGCTGGAAGAGAAGAGGCTGCTCCTCTGTCAAGCTCATGTCACTCCCCCATGAAACTGAAAGCTGCCCGGGTATGAGACCATGGAGAAGACAGGTCTCATTCTCTGGGCCACATTTCCTAACCACAGTACGATAAGGCTAGAAAGAAAACCCCAAAGTCCCAGCTCTAACATGGCAAATGCATGAAGAAAAGAACAGTCTTCTAAATAACTCTTAGGTTAAAGAAGAATCAAAACAGTGATGATGGGCCTTTCGAAAATCAACAGCCAAAACAACGAAATAACCTCAAACAAATTCCTTCAAAACAAGAAACTCTGAACAAAAGTGAACGAAGCATTCAATTCTAGGagatcaggaaaagaaaacccaaaatatgTGTGAAAGAAGTAATAAGGGCTAATTAATGATGAGGAGGAGAGAAATTAACAAGGCAGAAAAGTGAACTGTTAACTGAGTTGATATAATGAAAAActgctgttttttaaaagaccaacaaaataggcaaatttaaataagaaagaagacacatttttaaaataacagaaagggTGAAAGGTGACTTAAGTACAAATATGTAAAAGATTAAAAACTAAGGATGTTCATTTATGACCACGATGGAGTAACAGGAACTGAATTTGCTGCTCTCCTCCTGCCGCctccaaaacaataacaacaaaaaggatCAAATTCAGGAAGAAACCATTTTCAATACACTGGACATATGACAACAAAGGACAGTAGTCCTCAAGAGATGGCAAACAGGTGAAGGGGGCCCTACAGCTTCCCAGCTGCTCCCCTGAGTTTCCCAACCACGGCCCAGAAGGAGGTACCTAGGCAGAGCCCAGTGGAGTACCTGGAGGAGGAGACAGAGCTCAGAGCCACGGAGGCCCAGGCAGCTGGGTTCTCAGGACAGAGCAGTGGATTGGAGAGAGCTGCATAGAGGCAGAGCCCTAGAGAGCTGCAGAAAGTTCCTCCAGGGACTCAGCAGAGAACTGATCAGGGATGTGTGCGAAGAGCCAGAGGCTAGGGAAGGAATTGTCCTGAAGGATCAGAGAGAAGTGCCCAGTTCTCACTCAGGACTGGAGGAGGGCTGTCCTAACCAGCCCACATGGGAAACTCATAGTTCATGAGGCCGTGGACAGAGTATACAGCAGGCTCTTGCCTCACTGGCGGGGATCATTTGCCCTAGACTGGACACCGTTCCAATCCCGCCTCATCCCAAAAAATCAAGTGTTTCTAAGTAACTCAACTATGCCCCAGGCAAAATTAAAGAGTAGAAACACAAAAACATCTGGCACCTAAAAAGATAAAGATTACAATGTATGATATTGAATAAAAAATGCCAAGCAtgcataaagcagaaaaatatgcCATCTAATAAGGATAtagataaaaagtaaataaatatccaGAGCTGACAAAGGCATTAACAAGGAAAGAACATTAAAACAGGTGTTATGACTGTGTTTCCTATGTTGAAAGCCAAATGGAGACATGGAAgagatgtatatatattacatatcctCTTCTGTGTCTCTAGTTAGGGGGAGTCTATGGCTGCACTCCAAAGGCTGGCCAATCACTGGCAAGAGGCAGCACCCCCAGCCTGCTGGAAGAGGAGAGGCTGCCCCTCTGTCAACCTCATGACATTCTCTCGTGCAACCAGAAGCTGTCTGGATATGAGATCATGGAGAAAGTGGCCATATACTCAGGACAGGACAGGTTCATTTgggactatttatttatttatttatttagagatgataGCTGCAATGTCTGAGACAAAGAATACACTGAGCTGGAAAAACAGTAAGGATATTATGAAAGAAAAGGttaatgaacttgaagacatTGCAATAGATAATATTCAAAATTAAGcatagagagaaaagagaattgtTTAAAAGTGAAGAGagcagcagtgagctatggaAAAATTCAGGTGGTCTAATATACATGTAATGAAAGTCCTTGAATGAAAGGACAGAAgaggcagaaaaagtatttggagaaaaaaaatgacagaaaatttttCCGAAGTTGATGAAAATTATAACACACACAAAGCTCAACAAATTCTGATAAGGAGGAACTTGAAGAAAATGACAGCATCAAgacacatcttttctttttttttttttcttttctgagatagagtttcacttttgttgcctaggctggggtgcaatggtgagatctcggctcactgcaacctctgcctcctgggttcaagcgattctcctgcctcagcctcccaagtaactaggattacaggcatgcatcaccacgcctggctaattttgtatttttagtagagacggggtttctccatgttggtcaggctggtctcgaattcccaacctcagatgatactcctgccttggcctcccaaagtgctgggattacaggaagacATATCTTAATCAAATTGCTTGAAACCAGtagtaaagcaaattaaaataaaatgaaataaaaccttaAAAGCAACCAGAGGAAAAAAGATACATTTACATATGTACAAAAGTATGACTTATGTACAGAGGAATAGAAATAAGGATGAAACAATATTTGTACACCTGTGTTCctagcagcactatttacaatagccaaaaagtgaaagcaACCAACTATCCATtgatgatgaatgaataaacaaaatgtggtccatccatgcagtggaatattatccagccttaaaaagcaagggaattctgacacatgtcacaacatagatgaacctggaggacattatgctgaatagaataagccagacacaaatatTGTAtggttccacttacatgaggtagcATCATTAAATCCATaaaggcagaaagtagaatggtagttgccagggcaTAGGAGTTAGTGATCAATGGGATCGAGATTcagtttggaaagatgaaaaagttctggagatggttgGTGATAATGGCTGCACAACAATATGAGTGTACTTAATACCATTGAGTTATATACCTAAAAATGATTAAGGTAGTAAATTTGTAtgtcatgtatattttaccacaattaaaaaattagacaaaatacaaaaataaaaaggatgataCAAATTTCTCACTGGAAACAATGCAAGGAGAAGACAATGGAGCAAcatctttaaagaactaaaaaaatactgtcaacctagaattctatacccagtgaaaatatctttcaaaagtaCAGATGAAATACTTTGTTCAGACAttcaaaagctgaaagaattcatcaccagcagacctgcactacaaaaatattaaaggaagtctttcaggaagaaggaaaattatatGAGATAGAATTATAGAATTAGCAAACAGATGAAGAGCACAAGAAATGGTAACTATAtggataaatacatataaatttttgttactatttaaatacttttaaaaaataagtgactACTTAAACAAAAACAGTAACTGATAGGGAGTTGATACCATATGTAAAAATAGATCGCATGGCAATACCACAAAGGCGAGGAGGGAAGAAATGGAGGTATACTATTATAAAGTTCTTATACTGTATGTGAAGTTGTATCATTTCACTCTAAGGTTGACTGTGATAAGTTGAAGATGTAACTGTATGCCCTACAGGAAgcactaaattaaaaaaagaattacagtaaataaattaattaaaaattaatggaaTCATTAACAAATTATTCAATTAATTcctaccaccaaaaaaaaaaaaaaaacccagaagaagagaggaaatggGACAAAGACAGAACAAATAGAAATGACAGGTTTATATACTCAGGCTTAACCATAACAATAAACACGTTAAATGTCACTGGTCTAAATACCCAATTAAAACCTTATAGTCAGGTTGGATAACAAAGTAATACCTAActctctgctgccttcaagaaacatgcttcaaatataaatatataaatatgtttaatgtAAGATGGTGCTATGGTAAGTGGCTTTTAAGGAGGCCCCAAGTATCTTAGTATTCACATCCATGGCTGGGACTAGGGGGAAGCAAATAAGCCACTTGCCTCAGTCGTGAAATTCAAAGAAGGAAGGACCAGAAAATTCAGTGATCaagacaaataatattttaatgcaatatttttaaaatacaaattaatgcaaaaatatatgaagaccaaattttcagaattttaaataaagacaggatgAGTAACAGTACCATACTATGCGGAGCCTCTGTTGGAGCCTGAAGCAAAAGGGAAAATTCAGCCTTCTGAGAAGGCCTGATTCGGAGGCACCAAGATAAACTGTGCTTAGTTTCCTGACCACAGGAATCTGTGAGATAAgtatctgttgttttaagccactgagtttttgGGTATTTGTTAGACAGCAGTAGATAGTATGAAGTTCAGGATTCTATGTCAaaaccaatcaaaagaaagcaggagtggcCATTTTAATAGATTTCAGGATAAAGAATATTACCAGGCATTAAGAAGGTCACTTCATAACAATTAAG
Coding sequences within:
- the ASCL2 gene encoding achaete-scute homolog 2, giving the protein MDGGALPRSAPPAPRVPVGCAARRRPASPELLRCSRRRRPATAETGGGAAAVARRNERERNRVKLVNLGFQALRQHVPHGGASKKLSKVETLRSAVEYIRALQRLLAEHDAVRNALAGGLRPQAVRPSAPRGPPGTTPVAASPSRASSSPGRGGSSEPGSPRSAYSSDDSGCEGALSPAERELLDFSSWLGGY